In the genome of Ferrovibrio terrae, the window CTTCACGCCGGCTTCCTCCAGCACTTTGCAGACGCCATAGATATCCGGCACGCCAAGTGCGAGATGTCCGAAACCGGTGCCGATAGTGTAGGGCTCTTTCTGTCCCCAGTTATGGGTCAGCTCGATCACCGTGTTGCTCTTCTCGTCGCCATATCCGACGAAGGCAAGGGTAAATTCGCCCGAAGGATAATCGGTCTTGCGCAGCAGGGTCATGCCGAGTTTTTTGACATAGAAGTCGAGCGACTTCTCCAGGTCCAGCACGCGCAGCATGGTGTGCAGCATCTGGAAGCTGCCCGCTTGCACGGCGGCTTTGGTGATGGGGGCGGTTTCATTCATTGGCAGTCCTCCGAGGCTGGGTCGGCAATGATATGGGCATTCAGGCTGCCGGTGGCAACCGTTTTGCGGCCGCGGCCAGCACGGCGCGCGCAGCCCGATGTGCCGGTGGCACCGGATCGTCAGCCCCGAGCTGTGCGGCCACGGCAGCGCAGCCATCGATCTGACGTTGCCGCGCGGCCGGATCGGTCAGCAGCTGCAGCAACACCGGCGCGATCTTCTCCGCTGTGCAATTCTCCTGCAGGAATTCCGGCATCACGACGCGCTGCTGCAGGATATTGACCAGCCCGACATAGGGAATTTTGATGAAGCGCCGCATGATCGCCGCGGTGATCGGGTTGACCTTGTAGGCCAGCACGGTCGGCGTACCGGTGAGGCCAAGCTCCAGCGTTGCCGTGCCGGAGGCAGCCAGCGCGACCTCAGCCGCAAGCATCGCCGCGTTCCGTTCGGGTGCGGTCTCCAGCACGGTCGCCGGGAATGGCAAAGAAGGCAGCGCGGCCTTGACCGCATCGGACACCGTTTCCACCGTGGGGATCACGAGGTGCAGCGAGACACCGGCTGTCTTTACATGCTGCAGAACCTCAGTAAAGACCGGTAGCAGTTTCGTCACCTCGCCCTTGCGGCTGCCCGGCATCAGGGCTAGCAGCCGTGCATCGGCAGGAATGCCATGGCGCTGGCGAAACCCCTGCCCGGCGGCTTCCGCAGTCGCTTCCGCCTTGCGGGCTGTCACCAGCATTTCGACGGCAGGATGACCAACGAAGGTGGTGGGCAATCCAACGACTTCGAAATACGGCGGCTCGAACGGCAGCAGTGCCAGCAGATGGTTGCACAACTGAGCCAGCCGCCGCGCACGTCCGGGCCGCCACGCCCACACAGTGGGCGCGACATAATGCACGATGGGAAAGCTGCGAACCACCAGCCGCTGCATCACGCGCTTGGTGTAGCCCGGGCTGTCGATGGTCACGAGCACATCGGGCGATTCAGCCAGCACGAATTTCGCAGCCTGGTCGATGCGGCCAAGCAGGAAGCGTGCTCTGGGCAGGAGTTCGACCAGGCCCATCACGGCCATGTCGGCGATCGGAAACAGGCTGCGCAGTCCCTCCGCTTCCATCAATGCGCCGCCGGTACCGATGAACTCGACACGGTCACCGGTTTCGGCGCGCAGCGCACGCATCAGGCTGGCGCCAAGCACGTCTCCCGAAGGCTCGCCGGCCAGCAATGCGACGCGCAGTCTGCGCTCATCCACCATGGCGCAATCCGATCAGGAACAGGCCAAGACGGTCCGCGGCACCGGACGTAGCTGCGGCATCGACCATCAGGGCAGCGCCCGCTTCGATGGCAATACCGGCAAGGCCGGCTGCGGCCGCATTCTCTACAGTCGTTACGCCGATGGTCGGCAGATCGACCCGGCGATCCTGCTGCGGTTTGGCGCATTTCACCAGCACGCCGCCGCGGGCTGCCGGCTCAGCCGCCATGCGTCGCAACAAAGCGTCAGTGCCGGAGTCATCCTCCAGGCCGACGACCCTGCCCTGTGCGGCGACTGAAGCCTGCCCGCGGTCATCGGCGCCAAGCTTCCGTGCTGCAGCCAGTGCCGTCGCCACGTCGGCTGTCTGTCCGGCAGTCGGCTGTCGGCTGCCGTAGTTTTTCTCCCGCACCAGCAGGGACGCCATCAGCGCATCGGCACCGACCGGACGAAAACCTTCGCGCTCGAAAGCATCGACGACGACACGCAGGATGGCATCGTCCCCAGTCAGCGCGGCTTTCAGAAGCCTGGGTAGCAGCAGAGCGCCCTTCAGGTCGGGTTTTAGCGCAGAGAAGTCGGGCTTGGTGACGCTGCCGCAGAGGCAGACATCCTGTACATTGGCCGCCTTCAGCGCCTTCATCAAAGCGCCGACCTGTGGCAGATCGAACCAGCCATGCTCTACGCCACTGACGGTGTCAGGCGCACAGAATCCATTCAGGGCGGCGATGTAAAGAGGTCTGCCTTCAGTGTGGCAGGTATCGCGGATCAGGGCCGGAATCTGGCCGCCTCCGGCGATCAGCCCGAGTTTAGGCAGCCCGGAGTCAGGCAGCGGCGCCATCTTGCGGCTGGCAGACGCCGCGCTTGGAGGCGTTCCGGATGAAGTCGACCAGCTCCTGCACGACGACAACACCGGCGAACTTCACAGCCACATCGTCGAGCCGCTTGCTCATTGTGTCGCCTCGCGCGAAGACCGCTTCATAGGCCTCGCGCAGTTTGCCGATATCTTCGCGCTCAAACCCGCGGCGCTTGAGGCCGACAAGATTGAGACCGGTGAGATGCGCGCGGTTGCCAATCACCATGCCGTAGGGAATGACATCCTGCTCGACGCCGGACATGCCACCTATCATCGCATGCGGCCCGATGCGGCAGAACTGGTGGATCGCAGCCAGGCCGCCGACGAAAGCGAAATCGCCGACCTCGATATGGCCGGCGAGAGTGGCATTGTTTGCCATGACGATGTTGTTGCCCATCTGACAGTCATGCGCCACATGCGCACCGGTCATGAACAGGCAGTTATCGCCTACCTTGGTCAGCATGCCGCCGCCCTCGGTGCCCGGATTCATGGTCACGCCTTCGCGGATCACATTGTTCTTGCCGATCACCAGACGCGACGGTTCGCCCTTGAATTTCAGATCCTGCGGCGCATGACCGACGGATGCGAATGGAAAAATCCTGGTACCGCTGCCGACGGTGGTGATACCGGCCACCACTGCATGGCTGAGCAGCTCGACGCCATCCGCCAGTTCGACCTGCGCGCCCACCACGCTATATGGCCCGATGCGAACATCGGCCCCCAGTTTGGCGCCGTCTTCGACGATCGCAGTCGGATGGATCTTTGCCATGCTCGGCTTACTTCCTGTCGAGGATCATGGCGGAGAAGATCGCCTCGGCGGCGAGCTTGCCATCTACCATCGCCTTGCCCTCAAATTTCCAGACCGCACCACGCTGCTTGATCGCGGCAACATGGATATGCATCTGGTCGCCCGGGGTGACCGGCTTGCGGAACCGTGCTTCGTCAATGGTCATGAAATAGACCAGCTTGCCTTCGGCTTCCTTGCCCAGACTGTGCACCACGACCACGGCGGCAGTCTGCGCCATTGCCTCGACGATCATCACGCCCGGCATCACCGGCTGGGTCGGGAAATGGCCAGTGAACTGCGGCTCGTTGATCGTGACATTCTTGATGCCGATCGCGCTCTTGCCGACCCTCAGGTCGACCACACGATCGATCAGCAGCATCGGATAACGATGCGGGATCATTTCCATGATCCGCAGGATATCGATGCTCTCCACGCTGACAGCTGCCTCAGCTTCACTCATTGTCCGCACCCTTCTTCTGCGCCAGGCGCCTGAGTGTGGCCACCTGACGGAAATATTCTTTCACGCGGGCGGCCGGGATTCCGAAATGGCTTTCGCCGGCCGGAATGTCCGTCATCACGCCCGATTTCGCACCCACCCGCGCACCGGTGCCAATCTTGAGATGGCCGGCGACGCCACTTTGCGCGGCCAGCACGACGAAATCGCCGAGCTGGGTGGAGCCGGCCACACCGGCCTGGGCAATGACGATACAGCCACGGCCCATGGTCACGTTGTGCCCGATTTGCACCAGATTATCAATCCAACAGCCCGGCCCGATCACGGTATCAGGACCCGCGCCGCGGTCGATGGTGCTGTTGGCGCCGATTTCACAATCGCTGCCGATCTGCACGCGGCCAAGCTGCGGCACTTTCACATGGCCGGCCGGGTCCGGCGCAAAGCCGAAGCCATCCTGGCCGATGCGAACACCAGGATGCAGCAGCACCCGATCGCCGATCAGGCAATGGCTGAGCGTCACCTGCGCGCTGATCCGGCACTCCTTGCCAAGCACCACGTTGCGGCCGATGACCGTACCGGCGCCGACCATCGAGCCCGCACCAATCTCAGCCCCGGCTTCGATCACAGCATGCGCGGCCACGGACACGCCATCGCCCAGACGGGCGGTCGGTTCGACTACAGCGGTCGGATGAATTCCGGGCACGGCCTTGGGCGCGGGATAGAACAGCTGCGCGACCCGGGCGTAAGACAGATACGGCTTGGGCGACAGCAGCAGGATCACGCCCGCTGGCGCAAGAGCGGCATGTTTCTCATGCAGGATACAGGCGCCGGCCTTGGTCTGTGCGAAGGCGTCCGTGTATTTCGGATTGTCGAGAAAGGTGAGCTGACCGGGACCGGCCTGATCGAGCGTCGCAACATCGTCGACCGTGCACGCCGCCATGGCCGGATCGGCAAGGCGGGTACCACAGCGCTCCGCCAACTCACCCAGTGTGAATGGCCCGGCCCGCTCGAAGAAGCGCGGATCCGCCATCCGTTATTTCCCGGCGGGCAGGTTCACTTTGACGGTCGGCAGGCGCTGATCAAGGCGCTTCAGCACTTCCGGCGTGATGTCGATACTGTCGCCGATGAAGATCTGAACCTGCGCGCGATCAAGCACCATGTTGAAACCACGCTCCGTGGCGAGGCTCTTCAGGATCTCGATCACCTGAACAGTCACCTGCTCACGCACGCCATTCAGCATCTTTTCCAGCGACTGCGACCGTTCCTGGATGCGCTTCTGCAGTTCGACCACCTTGGCCTGGAAGGCCTGGCGACGCTGCTCGAAAGCTTCCGGCGACAGCACGGAGCGCTGGCGGGCGATCTCCTGCTCTTCGGCGCGCAGCTTCTCTTCTTCCTTGGCGATTTCCGACTGGAAATTGAAGCGGAACTGCTCGAGTTGCTGGCGGGCATTTTTCAACGCGGCAGCTTCGCGATTCACCCGCTGGCTGTCGATCACCGCAATGATTGCAGGCGGAACCTTGCCGCCGGCCTGTGCCAGCGCGAGACCGGGCAGCGCCGATGCGACCAGCGCGGCCAGTGCGATTACGGTTTTGATGACGGACTTCATAACTGTCAAACCTTGCTAAAAGCGAGAACCGAAATTGATACGAATAACTTCCGTCTCGTCATACTTTTCCTTGACGATCGGGAAGCCGAAGTCGACACGGATCAAGCCGAGTGGCGACTTCCACTGTACGCCGGTGCCGATCGCAACACGGATGCTGGTGTCATCCACCACTTCAACACCAGAGTCCGGTGTATCCCACAGGCTGCCAGCAATCGCGAACAGCCGACCCTTGATGCCGAACTCATTCGGCAAGCCGATTGGGAACATCATATCGGCTTCGCCGGTGTAATACTTGGTGCCGCCAAGCGCGTCCTTGGTGGTGATATCACGAGGACCGATACCGCCCGTCTCGAAACCACGGAAACTGTCGCCACCGACGAAGAAGCGGTTTGGCAGGCGCACATCGTCGCTCAGCCCGTTGATCATGCCGAGCTCAGTGGCAAAGGACAGCACTGTTTCGTCGGTCAGCGCAAAGTATTTCGCGGCATTGACCACGTTCTTCACATAGTGCTCGGTGCCGCCAATGCCGGCAAATTCCTGCGACAGCCTGACAAAATAGCCGGAGGTCGGGTCGATCTTGTCGTCACGCCGATCGTAAGTCAGCGCATGTCCGATGGCCGAAGTGACATAGCTGCCTTCCTGCGCCCGGATGAAGCGGGAAGCAGAGACCTCAATGTTATCAATCTCATCCTGACGGATACGATAATAGACCAACTGCGACAGATTCTCTGTAATCGGGTAAGCCAGACGTGGCGTCAAGGACGTGGTCGTCTGGTCGAGACTGCTGCGTTCCGTGTAGTCCGTGCGACGACGGAGTGCATCGACGCCCGCCGCCAGTTCGCGGTCCAGGAAGTATGGCTCCGTAAACGACGTGTCGATCTGCTGGCGGCGCGTCGACAGGCTAAAGCCAAGCTTCAGGTCCTGGCCCCGCCCAAGCAGATTGCGCTCGCGGATCGAGATATCGCCGAGCACGCTTTCCGTCGTCGAATAGCCAACACCAAAGGATAATTCGCCGGTCGACTTTTCAGTAACTTCGGCTGTCAGCACAACCTTGTCCGGCGAACTGCCGCGGCTCTCGCTGATCTCCACCTTTTCGAAGAAGTTCAGGCCACGCAGTCGGGTCCGGGTACGGCGCAGCTTGGCCGAGTTGAAGGCATCACCTTCGGCCAGGCGGAACTCACGGCGCACCACTTTGTCCAGCGTGCGCACGTTGCCAACGATGTCGATCCGCTCGACAAAGACGCGCGGGCTTTCGCCGACACGGTAAGTCACGTCGATGATGCGCTTCTCGCGATCCTTGTTGACGTCAGGCCGAACATCGACGAAGGCATAACCGAAACGACCGAGCTCGGTCGTGATATCCTGAATTGTTTTCTCGACAAGGTCAGCGTTGTAGACCTCGCCGGTCTTGGTCCGGACGAAGTCGCGCACCTGCGCGCCGTCGACGCCCTTGATCTCGCTGACCACATCCATCTTGCCAAAGCGGTAGCGGTCGCCCTCTTCCACCGCGAAGGTGAGCATGAACTTTTCACGATTGGGCAACAGCTCGGCGACGGCGTTGGTCACCGCAAAATCAGCATAACCCTTGCTGAGATAGAACTTGCGGAGTTTCTCACGGTCGAAAGTGACGCGATCGGGATCGTAGCTGTCGTCAGAACTCAGGAAGCGCCACCAGGCGGTTTCCTTGGTCTGGATCTGCTCGCGCAATTGCGAGTCCGAGAAGCGCTCGTTGCCGATGAACCGGATGCGGCTGACGCCGGTCACCGGGCCTTCGACGATCTCGAAGACAAGGTCGACGCGGTTTTGCGGCAGCTGGATCACTTTCGGCTCGACGGTGGCGGCAAAACGGCCGCTGCGGCGATAAATCTGCTGGATGCGTTGCGTATCGGCCTGCACTTTGGCGCGGGTATAGACTTGGCGCGCCTTGAGCTGCAGTTCGCTGCGCAACTGCTCGATCTGCATGCGGCGATTGCCTTCGAACAGAATGCGGTTGATCACCGGGTTTTCGGTGACACGCACGATCAGCGTGCTGCCCTGCATGCGCAGATTCACGTCCGCGAACAGCCCAGTGGCGAACAGCGCCTTCAACGACTTGTCGGCTTCGACGCTCGAATAGGACGAGCCCGGCTGCAGGGTCAGGTAATTCTGGATCGTTGACAGTTCGATACGCTGGTTACCCTCAACCACGATGTCGCGAACAGTGCCGGCCACGGGCTGGCCCTGCCCCTGCGCCAAGGTCTGCCCGGGGGCCTGTGCCTGCGCCGGCATATGGCAAATGAAGACGGCAGTCGCGAAAACGGCAGCCAGAATACCCCGGCGCAACCGCCGCAGCAGATCGTGTTGGATCATACCCGCCACACTTCCCATCGAATGCAGACCGCCCCTCACTTAGCCGGATTCACGAGAAAAGCCCAGTGAGGAAATTGAAAATGGGCAGGCGATTCAAGTCGTTCCAAGTGGCGAACAGGAACAGCGACATGACCAGGGCAAAGCCGATGCGGAAGCTGTATTCCTGGGCCCGCTCACCCAAGGGGCGCCCGCGTACGGCCTCATAGGCGTAAAACACCAGGTGGCCGCCATCCAGCATGGGGACCGGGAAAAGGTTAATCAGGCCGATAGCGACCGAAAGCGTAGCCATCAGGGAGACCAGGCCGAGCCAGCTGGACTTGGCGACATCGCCCGACATCTTGGCGATGCCGAGCGGGCCGCTGAGCTGATCGCCGGATTCCTTGCCGTTAATGATCCGGCCCAGGTAGGTGAAGGTATTGGCCACCACCAGCCAGGTCTCGCGCACGGCCTGAATGACGGCAGTGCCCGGGTCGTGGCGCACGAAATCGACACCGGAGGTCCGGATACCGATCTGGCCAACCCGCTGCGTCCCGCCTGAGCCGTCCGGCACGTCGACGCGCAACGGCACGACCGTCAGGCCGATTTCGCCGCCATCGCGCAGCACGCGGAGCATGATCGGCGTCTCGGCGCGCAGGGCAACATAGGCGCGCAGTTCTTCGAAGCGCTGAATCTCGGTGCCGTCGGCGGTCAGGATGCGGTCGCCCGCGCGCAGACCGGCGTTTTGCGCTGCACTGCCGGGTACCACATCGCCCACCACGGGCGGCGTGAACGGCTGGCCGACCAGGCTGAACAGCGCGGCGTAGATCAGGATGGCGAAAATAAAGTTCGCGATTGGGCCGGCTGCGACGATGGCGGAGCGCTGGCCCAGCGTCTTGTGATGGAACGACACGCTGCGCTCTTCGGCGCTCATCGTGGAAACAGCGGCATTGTCCGTGGTCGACGCGGCATCTGCGTCGCCAAAGAACTTCACATAACCGCCCAGCGGCACAGCGCTGATCTTCCAGCGCGTGTTGTGCTTGTCATACCAGCCGAAGAGTTCCGGGCCGAAGCCGATCGAGAAAACCTCGACGCGCACACCGCAGCGGCGCGCCACCCAGTAATGACCCAGCTCGTGCACGAAGACGATGATCGTGAGGACGACCACGAACGGAATGATGTAGCCGGCAAGATTGGTAACGAAATCCATGGCACCTCGGCTGCCGGCCTAACGCCGGTTGCGTCCTCTTGTTTGCACCCGCACCACCCGGTCGTCATCCGTCGGGTCGATCAGATGCGCCGCATAGCGACGTGCCGCGCCGTCGGCTTCGTGGACCGCGGCGAGTTCACCAAGCGGGCCGCTCGGAACCCGGCTCAGTGTCTGCTCGACGATCCTGGTGATGTCGAGAAACCCGATCCGACCGTTCAGGAAGGCGTCGACGGCGACCTCGTTGGCTGCGTTCAGGATAGTAGGGGCGCTGCCCCCGCTTTGCAAGGCTTGCCGTGTCAGGTTGAGGGCAGGAAAACGAGCAAAATCAGGGACTTCAAAGGTGAGTTTGGCAATCGCGGCCAGATCTAGCCGTGCCGCCGGCGTCGGCATCCGGCCCGGCCAGGCGAGCGCCACCGCGATGGGGGTTCGCATGTCCGGGGTGCCGAGTTGAGCCAGTACCGAACCGTCCACATAGGAGACCATGCTGTGGATCACCGACTGGGGGTGAATCAGCACCTCGATCTTCGCCTCGGGCACCGAGAACAGGAAGCTGGCCTCGATCAGTTCCAGCCCCTTGTTCATCAGGGTGGCTGAATCGACAGAAATCTTGGCGCCCATGCTCCAGACCGGATGGGCGATCGCCTGGGCCGGGGTCACATCGCGCATGTCGCCCAGGCTGAGCGTGCGGAACGGCCCGCCGGACGCGGTCAGGATGACCCGGTCGACGGTCTCGGGGGCGTCGAAGTCAAAAACCTGGAAGATCGCGTTGTGCTCGGAATCGACCGGCAGGATGGTGGCGCCATGCAAAGCCGCCTCGCGCATTACCAATGGGCCGGCACAAACCAGGCTCTCCTTGTTAGCCAGCGCCACGATGGCGCCGCGCCGGACTGCGGCCAGCGTCGGTTCAAGTCCGGCCGCCCCCACGATCGCGGCCATGACCAGATCGGCCGGACGATCCGCTGCCTCGACGATCGCCTCCACGCCTGCAGCCGCTTCTATGCCGCTGCCGGCCAGACGCTGACGCAATTCAGGCAGCAGAGCTTCGTCACCGATCACTGCGAGCCTCGCCTTCAGGCTGAGTGCCTGTTCGGCCAGCAGTGTGACGTTGCTTTGCGCCGTCAGCGCCTCGACGGGAAAACGTTCGGGCTCGCGTGCGATCAGATCGACCGTCGAGCAGCCAACCGATCCGGTCGAGCCCAGGATAGTGACGCGGCGGGTCGCGGGCGTCGTCAGCCCCATAGCATCCTCCCCGACAGCAAATCCCAGGCCGCGATGAAGGGCGCGGCAAACAGCAGGCCATCCATGCGGTCCAGCACGCCGCCATGTCCGGGAATGAGCTGGCTGGAATCCTTGGCGCCGAAATAGCGTTTCACGGCAGACTCTGTGAAGTCACCGGCCTGCGCCACCACGGCCACCAGCGCCGCAAGCGCGGCCAGCGTCAATGCGGGCATGGCGGGATCTATGCTGGCGACGAGGCCGCCTGCAATCCCCGCAGAGACCATGCCGCCCAGCAGACCGGCCCAGGTCTTGTTCGGCGAGATGCGAGGGATCAACTTCGGCCCGCCGATGGTGCGCCCGGCGAAATAGGCGCCGGTATCGGTGGCCCAGACCGCACAGAGCAGCCAGAAGACGATGTGACGGCCGATCTCCGGCGTCTGCCGCAGCCAGATCAGCGCGGCGCATGGCAGGACGACATAAATCAACCCGAGCAGCATCCAGAGCGGCCCGCGCGTCCATGCCGCAGGCTGCGTCACGGCCTGTGTCGTTGCCGCCGGCCGCGGGAAACGCCACCACTCCCACAACATCGCGACACCGGCCAGCACGATCAGCGCGTTGAATGCGATCCCGCCGATCCAGGCGGCGCCAACGCCGACAGGCAGCATCACCGCCGCCGAAAGAATGCGGAGTTGCAGACTGCTGAGCGGACCTGAAGCCATGCGGATTGCGATTACTCGCTGGCGCCGTAGCGACGTTCGCGGCGCTGGAACTCGATGACGGCGTCGGCGAGGTCCTGCGCCGAGAAATCGGGCCACAGCTTGTCGATGAAGATCAGTTCGCTGTAAGCCGTCTGCCAGAGCAGGAAGTTCGACAGCCGCTGTTCGCCGCTGGTGCGGATCACCAGATCGGGATCCGGAATGCCGGCCGTCTCCAGATTGTTTTCCAGCACCTGCGCCGTGATCTCGGACGGCTGCAGCTTGCCGGCCGCCACCTGCTCCGCGATACGCCGCGCCGCGGTGACGATTTCATCCTGGCCGCCATAACTGAGCGCGATCGTCAGAGTCAGCGTGCGGTTATCGCGCGTCTTGGCTTCTGAATCAGCAATCAGCTGCACGATATCAGGCGCCAGCTTAGTGCGGTCACCGATCATGCGGATGCACACGCCGTTGCGCCACAGGTCATCCAGCTCGCGACGGATGAACAGGCGCAGAAGGTCCATCAGGCCCGCCACTTCGGTTTCCGGACGCTTCCAGTTCTCGGACGAAAACGCGTAGAGCGTCAGATACTCGATGCGCAGAGTGCGGCAGGCGCGCACAATGTCACGCACCGTATCGATCCCCTGCCGATGCCCCAGATTGCGCGGCAAACCGCGCGCCTTCGCCCAGCGGCCGTTACCATCCATGATGATGGCAACGTGGCGCGGCGGCGATGGCGCAAGCGCCTGCGATGCAGCGGGCTGAGACATGCTAAACCTGCAGGACCTCCTTGGTCTTCTGCGCAAGCATCTCGTCGATCTTCTTGGTCGCGTCGTCGGTCAGCTTCTGGATCTCTTCCTGATACATCTTGACGTCGTCCTCACCGAGGTCGCCGTCTTTCTCCGACTTTTTCAGATTGTCCATGCCGTCGCGTCGCACGCCGCGCACCGCCACCTTGGCCTGCTCGGCATACTGGCCGGCAACCTTGGTCAGTTCCTTGCGGCGCTGCTCGTTCAGCTCGGGAATCGGAATGCGGATCAGAGTGCCATCGGCCTGCGGATTAAGGCCCAGACCGCTGGCGGTGATCGCCTTCTCGACGGCCTTCACGTTGCTCTTGTCCCAGACCTGCACGCTGATCATGCGCGGCTCGGGAACGCTCACGGTGCCGATCTGGTTGATCGGCATCATGCTGCCATAAACCTCGACGCGGACGGGGTCGAGCATGCTGACGCTCGCGCGTCCGGTGCGCAGGCCGACAAATTCCTGCTTCAGCACGTCGATCGCCTTGCCCATGCGCCGTTCGATGTCGTCAATATCCGGTTCGGCCACTGCCTGCTCCCGTCTTTTTTCTTAGATATATCAATAGCTAATGGCTTATTCGCCGATGATGGTGGTACACCGGCCGGTGCCGGCCAGCACTTTGGCGAAGCCGCCTGCCTCGTGCAAGGAGAACACCAGGATCGGAATACGGTTTTCACGCGCCAGGCTGATCGCCGAGGCATCCATTACTTTCAGGTCCTGCTGCAGGACATCAAGATAAGTGAGTGTCTCGTAGCGGGTGGCCGTCTTGTCCTTCTTCGGGTCGGCGCTGTAGACGCCATCCACCTGCGTGCCCTTCAGCAGCGCATCACAGCCCATCTCGGCGGCGCGCAGCGCGGCGGCGGTATCGGTGGTGAAGAAAGGATTGCCGGTACCGGCAGCGAAGATCACCACGCGGCCCTTTTCCATATGACGGATCGCGCGGCGGCGGATATAGGGCTCGCAGACCGTGTCCATGCGGATGGCAGACATCACGCGGCTCGGCACGTCGTGGCTTTCCAGCGCATGCTGCAGCGCCAGCGCGTTGATCACGGTTGCCAGCATGCCCATATAGTCGGCCGAAGCGCGCTGCATGCCTTGGGTGGCACCAGCGACGCCGCGGAAAATGTTGCCGCCGCCGATCACCAGACAGACCTCGCCGCCGAGCTGATGCACTGCCTTGATCTCGGCGGTGATGCGGTCGACCGTCTCGAAATCGATGCCATAAGGGGTCGGGCCCATCAGGGCTTCGCCCGAGCATTTCAGCAGGACACGACGGTATTTCATGGTCATGGACATTCCTCGGACGGCGTCCTTGGCGGCGGGGCTGCCAAGGGATGACGGAAAAGCGCGGCGATTCTGTGGCAAAGGTTATACCACGGCCGGTCCGGGCTGGCAGGCCGCCCAG includes:
- the gloA gene encoding lactoylglutathione lyase, coding for MNETAPITKAAVQAGSFQMLHTMLRVLDLEKSLDFYVKKLGMTLLRKTDYPSGEFTLAFVGYGDEKSNTVIELTHNWGQKEPYTIGTGFGHLALGVPDIYGVCKVLEEAGVKIPRPPGPMKHGGSVIAFIEDPDGYKIELIERKPV
- the lpxB gene encoding lipid-A-disaccharide synthase; amino-acid sequence: MVDERRLRVALLAGEPSGDVLGASLMRALRAETGDRVEFIGTGGALMEAEGLRSLFPIADMAVMGLVELLPRARFLLGRIDQAAKFVLAESPDVLVTIDSPGYTKRVMQRLVVRSFPIVHYVAPTVWAWRPGRARRLAQLCNHLLALLPFEPPYFEVVGLPTTFVGHPAVEMLVTARKAEATAEAAGQGFRQRHGIPADARLLALMPGSRKGEVTKLLPVFTEVLQHVKTAGVSLHLVIPTVETVSDAVKAALPSLPFPATVLETAPERNAAMLAAEVALAASGTATLELGLTGTPTVLAYKVNPITAAIMRRFIKIPYVGLVNILQQRVVMPEFLQENCTAEKIAPVLLQLLTDPAARQRQIDGCAAVAAQLGADDPVPPAHRAARAVLAAAAKRLPPAA
- a CDS encoding LpxI family protein, with protein sequence MAPLPDSGLPKLGLIAGGGQIPALIRDTCHTEGRPLYIAALNGFCAPDTVSGVEHGWFDLPQVGALMKALKAANVQDVCLCGSVTKPDFSALKPDLKGALLLPRLLKAALTGDDAILRVVVDAFEREGFRPVGADALMASLLVREKNYGSRQPTAGQTADVATALAAARKLGADDRGQASVAAQGRVVGLEDDSGTDALLRRMAAEPAARGGVLVKCAKPQQDRRVDLPTIGVTTVENAAAAGLAGIAIEAGAALMVDAAATSGAADRLGLFLIGLRHGG
- the lpxA gene encoding acyl-ACP--UDP-N-acetylglucosamine O-acyltransferase, which encodes MAKIHPTAIVEDGAKLGADVRIGPYSVVGAQVELADGVELLSHAVVAGITTVGSGTRIFPFASVGHAPQDLKFKGEPSRLVIGKNNVIREGVTMNPGTEGGGMLTKVGDNCLFMTGAHVAHDCQMGNNIVMANNATLAGHIEVGDFAFVGGLAAIHQFCRIGPHAMIGGMSGVEQDVIPYGMVIGNRAHLTGLNLVGLKRRGFEREDIGKLREAYEAVFARGDTMSKRLDDVAVKFAGVVVVQELVDFIRNASKRGVCQPQDGAAA
- the fabZ gene encoding 3-hydroxyacyl-ACP dehydratase FabZ — protein: MSEAEAAVSVESIDILRIMEMIPHRYPMLLIDRVVDLRVGKSAIGIKNVTINEPQFTGHFPTQPVMPGVMIVEAMAQTAAVVVVHSLGKEAEGKLVYFMTIDEARFRKPVTPGDQMHIHVAAIKQRGAVWKFEGKAMVDGKLAAEAIFSAMILDRK
- the lpxD gene encoding UDP-3-O-(3-hydroxymyristoyl)glucosamine N-acyltransferase; translated protein: MADPRFFERAGPFTLGELAERCGTRLADPAMAACTVDDVATLDQAGPGQLTFLDNPKYTDAFAQTKAGACILHEKHAALAPAGVILLLSPKPYLSYARVAQLFYPAPKAVPGIHPTAVVEPTARLGDGVSVAAHAVIEAGAEIGAGSMVGAGTVIGRNVVLGKECRISAQVTLSHCLIGDRVLLHPGVRIGQDGFGFAPDPAGHVKVPQLGRVQIGSDCEIGANSTIDRGAGPDTVIGPGCWIDNLVQIGHNVTMGRGCIVIAQAGVAGSTQLGDFVVLAAQSGVAGHLKIGTGARVGAKSGVMTDIPAGESHFGIPAARVKEYFRQVATLRRLAQKKGADNE
- a CDS encoding OmpH family outer membrane protein translates to MKSVIKTVIALAALVASALPGLALAQAGGKVPPAIIAVIDSQRVNREAAALKNARQQLEQFRFNFQSEIAKEEEKLRAEEQEIARQRSVLSPEAFEQRRQAFQAKVVELQKRIQERSQSLEKMLNGVREQVTVQVIEILKSLATERGFNMVLDRAQVQIFIGDSIDITPEVLKRLDQRLPTVKVNLPAGK
- the bamA gene encoding outer membrane protein assembly factor BamA, producing the protein MIQHDLLRRLRRGILAAVFATAVFICHMPAQAQAPGQTLAQGQGQPVAGTVRDIVVEGNQRIELSTIQNYLTLQPGSSYSSVEADKSLKALFATGLFADVNLRMQGSTLIVRVTENPVINRILFEGNRRMQIEQLRSELQLKARQVYTRAKVQADTQRIQQIYRRSGRFAATVEPKVIQLPQNRVDLVFEIVEGPVTGVSRIRFIGNERFSDSQLREQIQTKETAWWRFLSSDDSYDPDRVTFDREKLRKFYLSKGYADFAVTNAVAELLPNREKFMLTFAVEEGDRYRFGKMDVVSEIKGVDGAQVRDFVRTKTGEVYNADLVEKTIQDITTELGRFGYAFVDVRPDVNKDREKRIIDVTYRVGESPRVFVERIDIVGNVRTLDKVVRREFRLAEGDAFNSAKLRRTRTRLRGLNFFEKVEISESRGSSPDKVVLTAEVTEKSTGELSFGVGYSTTESVLGDISIRERNLLGRGQDLKLGFSLSTRRQQIDTSFTEPYFLDRELAAGVDALRRRTDYTERSSLDQTTTSLTPRLAYPITENLSQLVYYRIRQDEIDNIEVSASRFIRAQEGSYVTSAIGHALTYDRRDDKIDPTSGYFVRLSQEFAGIGGTEHYVKNVVNAAKYFALTDETVLSFATELGMINGLSDDVRLPNRFFVGGDSFRGFETGGIGPRDITTKDALGGTKYYTGEADMMFPIGLPNEFGIKGRLFAIAGSLWDTPDSGVEVVDDTSIRVAIGTGVQWKSPLGLIRVDFGFPIVKEKYDETEVIRINFGSRF